One Cucumis melo cultivar AY chromosome 8, USDA_Cmelo_AY_1.0, whole genome shotgun sequence genomic window, tataaaataatatatataatataatatacaagttaTGAAAGAAATATCTAACCTaacaaactattctgtcttttacaattaataaaattaataacagctaaattaaatcaattggcttaaacataacaaatttaaagaatatagaataaaatggcTTAAGTCTAATAAATTtgaatcaattggcctaaatctgttaaatttgaagcaacgataaattcaattggtctaaacctagcaaaattaaaagctcaaatgacctaaatctaacaaattcgaagcacattgaaattaattggcctaaatctgatgcaacaataaatttaattgacctaaacaacaataaattcaattgactaAAAGCACAGTAAACCCAATTGTcctaaatttgaagtaacaatAAAAGCATAGTCAACCCAATTGGCTAAGCctaacactacaagaattttcgTCTTTGCCGACGCAGAAAAACGTGGGCAGAATTTCTGCCGACGTTTTTTTTACGTAGGCACCGTGCGTCGCCGAAACACCGTCGTCTTTTCCTTTGCCCACGTTGTTGACGTTTCATCGGCAGAAAATGCCCACGCAAATAAAAAACGTGGGCAGAAAAATACTTCTAACCACGAAAAAAACGTCGGTCGAAATACATTTTTGCCCACGATTATCATCACGTCGGCATAAATAGATTTTCTGGCCACAAAAAAACGTCGagaaaaatgtatttttacCCACGATCAACTTGACGTGggcaaaaatatattttctggCCACGAGAAAAATGTCGGCAGAAAGGTATTTATACCCACGATAATAATGTCGTGGGCAAAAATAAACTTTCTAGCCACGTTAGTTTTGTGAGCAAAAACTTTTTCTGTCATAGAAAAGATTTTTGTtgtcaaaaagaaaatttctccTCACGCTAAATTTGTCGTTAGATATGTGTCAAAACGTCGCCAGAAAcgaatttaatattttttcatatttattattaatattgtatgcttctaaattaattttcaaatgtGGAATGAATTTCCTGactataacaaaatatatcaaacattgcaacaatttaaaaataaaaatatttccaaccattaatattttgtcaaaatatGACAAACAATAATTCTTTAGTTgtaataacaaaatatataaaccaTAATTTTTTAGttgtaaaaacaaaatatataaacctgagctatattaaatttcattttggcataccaaaatgaacaaaaaaatatattaaatacacaaaaaaatggttaactcaGTTAGAAagccttaaaaaaaaaagatagtatCTTCCCACCTCTTCAAAGTacataaacctgaaaaagatacATTAAAATGAATAAGAACATGTTAAATCTTAACTACTTGTTTCAAATTAATCTAGTATGAAAACAAGTAAAACCAAATAACACATGTATTTAAGATAACACTTACATGCCCTAAAAATGTGTCTAGGTGACATTTTAAGTCTTAAAACAACACTTACATGCCCAAGTGCAACTTTGAAAATAAAGTCTAACTAAAAAGTGTGCTAAATTGGTGTCTTAACTCTAACTACTTGTTTCAAATGAATCAAGTATGAAAACAAGTAAAAACAAATGATATATGTATTTAAGATAACACTTACATGCCCTAAAAAAGTGTCTAGGTGAAATTTTAAGTCTTAAAACAACACTTACATGCCCAAGTGCAACTTTAAAACTAAAGTTTAACTAAAAAGTGTGCTAAATAGGTGTCTTAACTCCAACTACTTGTTTTAAATGAATCAAGTATGAAAACAAGTAAAAACAAATGACATGTATTTAAGATATAAAATCCTGATATGACCTAAAGTGTGATTTTCAAACTCAAACTCTAACTACTTGTTTCAAATGCCATTATATACATGATTGGCTACcgtaactgcaggatagccacaaaATATTTCAACTCAAGTACATAAATAAATGTAAAATgtatgcatgattggctaccataactgcaggatagccacacATAATATTAAGACATACTTTaacaatataaattttttatttttagtttagaaaAATACCTAAGTGTTTGAAGGTGCATtatcttcctcttcctcttcgccTTCCGCCCCTAGATCCAACTTCTTTTTTATGTCATTCCACCTTTGTTCCCATTTTGCAAGTTCATGGGTTAATTTTTCATTAACTTCTTTAAGGTATGCCATCTCGTTCTTCTCTTTCTCACGTGTAGATGACACATTACTACCTAACGATTCGCCACTTTTTGGGTTAACAGTTTGCATTGAGCGACTCCCTAATACAATTTCGCACGCCTTCGCACTTGAGATCGTCAGAACACCAGCTTCAGTTGACTCTGCAATGATTCTCTTCATTTCCAACTATATGAAAGATCTAGttagattaaatatatttaacaaCACATGAATTTACTTAGCCATGATAAAACAAACTTACGTATGCATCCTTTGCCTTATCATTGATCCATCCTTCTTTTTCACGAAAGTTTGTTTCATGAAATACCTCTACCTCATCAACATCAtaaccttttttcttcttctgcaaaaaaaatgcaattaagattgcTAGAAAAAGATGCATACAATGGTACAAAAGATAATTACAATGCATCATACCAATTCATGTCGAACTTGGAGGAATGACTTAGCCCCAGTGACATGGTTGAACTTGACAGCAGAGCGacttcttttgtttgtctcttgttttttttaattaaagtaCAAAATATTCATGTAAAATAATTTTCTCAAGTAAGGAATACATACCTTCCATGCATCTGTTTCCCATCTATCACACATCATGTTCCAATTCTCATGTGTTATCCTCTTTGGTGGATTGGCACGAgcttcaataaaatcatcaaatTTACAGTAATATTTGTGCAAGCTCGCTCTAAATTCTCTAAAAGTATTATGCATCTTTTCTTCTAGGTATTTTCTTACAATCATATTAGTGGGATCAAATTCAAAATGTGTCTGCATATTCAATAATAtatgtgtaacgacccaacttttcggactaagctgaggtcactactcggtactaagactcgaccaaaAAACACACAAACTAAAAAAAGGACCGATTTCGATTCATAAAAACgttttagaaatattacaaaagaaacagtttcgggccctattttaaatcacaatcacgagagttccaaaatacagtactcaactcatcaacatcgaaatcacaaaccaaatattctaaacatgactcgatccaacaatgaaaataacgagtaacaaaatacatcagcggaagcataaagaaaaccagacgcgtccatatggcccccacgcatccttcttgtctctcgtcggtctgcccctcgctgtacccttacctgaaaagttaaagaggagaaagggtgagtataaatatacccagtaagggacccactactgggcccgttagggaacaacagttaacttcctattcagaggtaccctacataaacagtctagtggttccatagaatgaacacatcagtctcgtgatcccgaaggatgcacatatcagtctagtgaccccgaaggatacacctatcagtctagtgatcccgaaggatgcacatatcagtctagtgatcccgaaggatgcacgtatcagtctagtgatcccgaaggatgccgtatcagtctagtgatcccgaaggatacacctatccgtaaggtaaACTACCctatagatgaagctaaccgttacctctcagtccatactaaaccgtctacaacagtcacgctccgacaacattcatattGCAATCTCGTCATAGACTtcgtcagtcagatagtataggtttaaacaaccatatcctcagttgctacatgcgtatccaattcacacatcactGTGATATcctttagatccagtcaaccagtcaaatcagaatcggactcaccgtccttccacgacataactccataaacaatatccagacaatagactaccacatatctaaccttaagacttttaagtccatcgacacacaattccagttcacaacataGCCCATTGACATAACTACTATACACAGAatatccgggcatcggtgtctatccgtaaacaactcattacacacgatagcacacaagctacaactagcgatCACGTTACCattaatcagacaagagcataaagcgatatttaatagtcaaacatgcgtcaattcattcagtacagttactaacgtataatcccctgtggattactacgttgccagcctcgatccgaggtccagtagtaggaaatcccttacctgaaacttagttatgcccctcgatcgagtccacgttCAACGAATCCACcgaaacgaaatcacaagggtttaaacgatgatactagtaaaagtcatttttaaatggtcctaagcaacaaccgttgacttacccgagaaaaggagagctatctccaattaagcctgctgtggaacccgagaacttgagcgtcaactccctaataccttcaaggaacgaaaggtaggactatgtcttactccaaaatctaaactcgaatcggttatagcaacattgggtaaattaccaaaataatccttaccgaagactcaccgtgacccaaaGTAGAGGGAgaaaatggcttaggtggctcggctcggctcaactctcggctctcggctcagctcggcttgactcggctcgcggctcgattCAGTCTTCGGCTCGAGGCTCgactcgcagctcggctcgcgactcgcggctcgacttggaTTTACGGCTTGAACTGCGGGTCAGATTGGAGgagggttctcgggtcgggtcagcttgaagCCGGGGTAACCACGAGCGACGGGTCTTTGGGCGCTCAACGGTAGTGACGTTTCGTGGCTTGGAGGAGTTCGACGATCGGCTCTGCTTCAACGCGGCAAACGGCCAACGGAGGGGACGCACGACGGTGACTGGTCGCGTGAGCCCGAGAGGAGTTCACAAATAGGGGTGGTCGCGACGGCTATTCGATGCAGAGACGGAGGcgacgacggagacggagacgggTACCACTAcagagacggagacggagacaGCGGTGGAGACAGAGGCGGAGACGCGGACGTAGGTAAAGACGCGTGCGGAAGAGGGAGATGGAGCGACGGCTGCGTGAAGACGAAGAagtcggggggggggggggggcagaCGAATGCGCGcgttaaataatatatatatatatatatatatatatattaaataaaaataaataataataataataattaataataataatactaatattaaataataatattattattaatattaaataataataataatattaaataataataataatataattaatattatattattattatatcaatttacacaatattaaatttaaagaaattcataaccctaaatttctttttcttccctcttcaaaaccaaccaagaatttacaccaaaattttaaatttccaaaaaattcacacaaaatgataaaaattaccTCGAAAAATTCAGGGCGTTACAATATGTGTAAATGAATCGCCTTTACATTTAGAATAGTATAAAAATGCATAAAAGAAACATAAATGTACCTCCAACCGATCAATCACGAGCTTCTTTACGTCCATAAGTACCGCCTTCCAGTTCTCACAACTCAATGGAATAGTGTTTCGAACTGCAGTACCAATGCCTAATGCAATTTTAGGGGCAAAAGTAGTTACTGGTTTTCCTTCCTCTTCGTTAATCTCTATCTTGACCTTTCCATGCTTTTCCACAAACTTGTCTAGTTTTATGTTTCGTCCATACTCTCTCACACCCCTTTCTCGCTTTTTAGTTCGTGATTGAGATcctaaaagtaaaataaattttagataagcacaataacatttaaaaataaacttacATACCATATTAATACCTGATGGAGTGGAAGGATCGACTGGTGGAGGGTTTGTTTGTTCAACTTCAGTCAATGCCAATTGTGCTTGATCTGGACGTACCATTACGCTGCAAAATCAAGTATTAGTGGttagattttaaaatagttatgTCAAAAGTATAGAATAGATACCCTTATTCATTACCATCTGAATCCGAAGATTCTAGTTGTTCAAGTTCATCATTTATAAAGTTGTCATCGATTGGAGACTGATCTTGATTATCTATCTCTCCATGATCTATCGCTTCTACAAAATGGGATATCGTGTATGGATTCATCGACCCTAATTGAACTAGATGCTTCTAACAACTCAAGTCTATCATCTTCTAATTCTTCAACTTCTGGGACATCCCATACTTGTTTATTTGGGACAATTTGCACAATTTTCCAATTACTGTGGAGTTTTGGGTCGTTAATGTAGAATACTTGCACAGCTTGAGTAGCTAATATGTATGGGTCATCAGTGTACCAGAAATGGGAAgcattaattattttaaacccTAAATCACAACGAATATTTTTCTTCACATCCGTGTCAAACCAATTACATTTAAAAAGACATACACGTCTACATTTAGGATATTCTAAGTCCAAGACCTCTTGCAATACACCATAATAATTCGTTTCATCGGCTTTGGTTTCTCCATATGCCATGATTCCACTATTTTGAGTTGTCCGACAATTGTCACGCTCTATTGTGTGAAAACGTAATCCATTTACAAAGCAACCACTATAAGTGCGAACTTGATTAATAGGTCCCAACGCTATGGAGTAAAGATCATCAGATGCTTCACCTCTTTCACGTAATGAATACATCTACATAATGTTATGTAGGTTAGAATAACTACTAATATACCTCTAAAGATGAAAACAACACTTACATGTGCTCTAAATCAATTAGGAAATTCTAATTGGTGCCTTCTAAATAAATCTAATCCATCCCCTCCTCTGGTATTTATAAATCTCAAATGTTCTCTGCTTAGCAATCATATCAAACATTAAAAAGAATTTTGACTTAGTCATATACAATATATGAACTAACAAGTAATTGACTAAACAAAATGTACCGGCGATACGATTCTATTTGAGAACAGTTGTTCAGAACATACCAATGGCACATTCTTTTCTCATCTTCAGATAACGTCTTTACAACTGATTCCCCCATTAGTCgcacatttttttaaatacatcAAAGTCCCCACAACCTTTTTATCTGTTCATTGAGTCATCATTCCGTGGATTCCTATTGAATCTTGTCTCTATTCCTGTTAGATACATCGAGCAGAAGGTTAAACATTCATTCATAATGAATGCTTCTACTATGGAACCCTCGGGACGAGCTTTGTTTTGAACATATTGTTTTAATGTTTGCAAGCTTCTCTCTAtaggatacatccaactatagcATACTGGACCAACAATCTTTGTCTCAACCGGTAAATGAACTGGAAGATGTATCATTACGTCAAAAAACGCAGGTGGaaaaattctttcaaatttgCAAAGTATGAGCACAATATCGGCTTCCAGACGATTCAGGTCGCTGATACGTATTGTCTTCGCACACAGATcacgaaaaaaattacataactCAACTATAGTAGTACACACATCCTTATATAAGTAAGCTCGTACAACAATGGGAATAAGTCATTGGAGTAAAATGTGAGAGTCGTGAGTCTTCAGTCTCTATAATTTTCCATCATTGACACTCACACATTGTGATATATTTGAGACGAATCCATCAAGAAATTTAACTGATTTCAAGAACTTACAAATGTCTATTCTTTCGCTACCAATTAATGTATACGTAGCATGTGGTTTTATCAACTTAGTTCCTTGCCTTTGTAGATGTAAATCCTTTCGTATATTCAATTCTTTTAGATCTAAACGGGTATTGATTGTGTCCTTTGTTTTACCATCAATATTTAATAAAGTGCCAAGcaagttgtcacaaacatttttttcaatatgcatAACATCCAACTTATGCCTCAAAAGAAGTTTAGACCAATACggaagttcaaagaatatactTTTCTTATTCCAATTAATAGTAcgctttcttttcttattcgtCTTCAATGGATGCTTACTTAACACTAGAAAGTTGATGGAGTTTATTTGTTCTAAGATTTCATCTCCACTCATTACATTTGGTGGAAGCCTGCGTTTGGGTTTTCCATCATGTTGTCGACTTCGACGCCAAATATGATCAGAAGGAAGATAACGTCGGTGTCccataaaatatatttttccttttatcccAAACGATGACGTATCTTCTTTACAAGTAGAGCATGCTTGATATCCTTTCGTACTCCATCCCGATAAGTGACCATAAGCAGAAAAATCATTGATTGTTCACAACAAACATGCATGTAATCGAAAGTACTCCTCATCTGTACAATCAAAAGTCCGCACACCATTATTCCACAACTCTTTCAACTCATCAATTAAAGGCTGCAAGTATACATCAATCTCTTTTCCAGGAGATTTGGGTCCAGGTACAAGCAAAGACATGAAAAAATTGGATTCCTTCATACACTTCCAAGGGGGCAAATTGTATGGTATAAGCAGTACTGGCCACATGCTATATGCAATACTCATATTTCCAAATGGATTAAAACTGTCTGAAGCTAAGCCTAAACGAACATTTCTTGGCTCTGAAGCAAAGTGAGGAAATTCTCTATCGAAGTGCTTCCATCCTGcagcatcagctggatgtcgtAAAACATCCTCTGTGTCAACTCGTTTATACTTGTGCCATCTCATCTCAGAAACAATATGTTTTGATGAGAACAAACGTTTCAACCTTGGAATTAATGGAAAATGACGTAGAACCTTATTTGgaatcttctttccttttccaCTATCCATTTTATATCGAGATTCACCACATACTAGACAACTTTGACAATTAGCAAATTTTTTTCGAAATAGTACACAGTCATATTTGCAAGCGTGGATTGAATCATATCCTAACCCTATGTCACATAACCTTCTCTTAGCTTCATACAATGATTTAGGTATATATGTACCAATTGGAAATGCATCTTTCAATAATTCTAGAAGCATATCGAACGATTTGTTACTCCAATTATTCAAAACCTTGATATGCATTAACTTCACCAAAAAATTTAACGAGGAAAATTTGGTACATCCAGGATACAATGggttacgtgcttcattcatcAACTCCTCAAAAACGTTACTAGTATTAATTTCATCAACATCTTCTGGAACTTCATCATCAAAACCATCCCCGTCatcaaaattttcttccctTGCTATCATTGATCCTTGCAAATCGGTTAAAAGATCTAAAATATCATCGTCCTCGTCGCCAATATTAGACTCTCTACTTAATCTTTCACCTTCTGATGAACTAGCACCCCGTTCAAATCGAGCTAAGTTGGTTGCTTCTCCATGATAAACCCATTTATTATATACAGAGGATATTCCATATGTAAATAAATGACGCTCTACTACGTCCAATGTTTGTGTCATTGAATTTTGACAATACTTACATGGGCACCTAGTTTTTCCCACATCATTTACATGACACTTAGCCACTTCCAAATTGAGCAACCCCATGAATATAATcacttgaaaatatattttttagtttaatccAATCCCTATTCATCTTCAAATAGAATGGACAAAAAGTTAACCCTGTAGGAATTACCACAAAATATTAGCTTAATTAGGATCGGCCTAAAAAATCATACCCAAATACAAATTCTCTAAAATGAGTCTAAATGACATTTTAACTCAAAAACAATTGTTTAAGTGgcactttaaaaaaaaaaaacaagttaaaaAACCTTACAAAACAAATACAACCA contains:
- the LOC103495895 gene encoding uncharacterized protein LOC103495895, whose translation is MGLLNLEVAKCHVNDVGKTRCPCKYCQNSMTQTLDVVERHLFTYGISSVYNKWVYHGEATNLARFERGASSSEGERLSRESNIGDEDDDILDLLTDLQGSMIAREENFDDGDGFDDEVPEDVDEINTSNVFEELMNEARNPLYPGCTKFSSLNFLVKLMHIKVLNNWSNKSFDMLLELLKDAFPIGTYIPKSLYEAKRRLCDIGLGYDSIHACKYDCVLFRKKFANCQSCLVCGESRYKMDSGKGKKIPNKVLRHFPLIPRLKRLFSSKHIVSEMRWHKYKRVDTEDVLRHPADAAGWKHFDREFPHFASEPRNVRLGLASDSFNPFGNMSIAYSMWPVLLIPYNLPPWKCMKESNFFMSLLVPGPKSPGKEIDVYLQPLIDELKELWNNGVRTFDCTDEEYFRLHACLL